In the genome of Thunnus maccoyii chromosome 15, fThuMac1.1, whole genome shotgun sequence, one region contains:
- the LOC121913444 gene encoding uncharacterized protein LOC121913444 yields MDLELLLNASDEDSFEVPESPGVRSFRQPRLRSSVSLIPASRPSSSVDDGIVEPSIPSGSRGRSRTRRPKEATYSRRSLQPRSRSRSPPKRSSHRAQRSPRLRCTDRSSAPNMSEWTVARLKHFLSQNNIPFHRTDNKARLFQLYTNSLKDSTLSRPSSHDLPGSRRRACDDVRDVTARRSATRTPSSSATSVSPVQSASNPMQALSAPQPFPPPTFSSAALTSHAYTSHQPSIPSSSPAPISAAPSLPAISAAPPPAPTTAAAQTAQTTAGPSSSTSYTQPVPPLSSFHPPCLLPYPPAPHDLHSSITRTTAPAPPYPTALHTASLGFFLAPTSPSSSYTLATAQPPVRPLASARPSPVSPTLRQQILTGNYIDLTQLIHPTSINPHIPRELLTSFGPSELKQPLPARSKDLTVAEFAFAFSLYRDIICSAFPDRRSELDDYLSLILDLALRFGGNGFYTYHILFASQAAGRLQQFNQGTYWGTLDHELYCQVFAARASLHCEMCGAPSHPAAACTLSAPLPRASVTDKRSPAMPPYLPSVAPPPSITPKPALDHPSILGPLPKGTDRRGRPVLYQGGRMICNNFNDLSCSSFSCKFLHTCSFCGGAHARATCPHNPTKQQLCKHLNTPVNINALATALQNHPDTQFVNFLIQGFTYGFHPGLQATPESTHICNNLQSALSEPTTVDRLLQKEVDDAFMIGPFSSPPFPSFRVSPIGVATRKYSGKKRLIIDLSSPHGSTVPSINSLIPSLDFSMQYATIDHAISLIRLAGQGAWLSKADITSAFKVLPIHPDYWHLFGVSWKGAYYFAVRLTFGCKSSPKIFDSLSEALCWILSNNYKLPYVIHLLDDFLTVTPPSSPPSYGLTTMISAFTDLGVPLSPEKTEGPSTSLEFLGITLNSITLQASLPTEKLHRISLLIQNFLMANTCTKRQLLSLLGHFNYATRIIPQGRSFLSHLLSIATTVPSIHDHVTLDSACKMELKMWHQFLSSWNGISFFYDVHVTDANDIQLYTDAAPSVGFGGYYGGRWFSAEWPPDFSPLAPSSTISEMYPIVIAAILWGHEWSKKTIAIHSDNSAVVDILNKGRSHNLDIMQFVRKLTLVSAQHQFIIRALHIPGHKNAIADSLSRFMFQKFRQLAPASNPLPTPVPPFSATIYN; encoded by the coding sequence ATGGACCTCGAACTGCTCCTCAACGCTTCGGACGAGGACTCGTTCGAAGTCCCGGAGTCCCCCGGCGTCCGATCTTTCCGGCAGCCTCGCCTGCGCTCCTCGGTTTCCCTCATCCCGGCCTCTCGGCCCTCATCCTCCGTCGACGACGGTATCGTCGAGCCCTCGATCCCCAGCGGCTCCAGGGGAAGGTCCCGTACTCGGCGTCCGAAGGAAGCTACTTATTCCCGACGCTCACTCCAGCCTCGCTCGAGATCCCGGAGCCCGCCCAAGAGGAGCAGCCACCGCGCGCAGCGCTCTCCTCGCCTCCGGTGTACGGACCGCTCCTCGGCCCCAAACATGTCCGAGTGGACCGTCGCTCGCTTAAAGCATTTCCTCAGCCAAAATAACATTCCCTTCCACCGCACCGACAACAAGGCAAGACTGTTTCAATTATACACAAACTCCCTGAAGGACAGCACTCTCTCCCGTCCATCTTCCCACGATCTTCCGGGTTCCCGACGTCGCGCGTGCGACGACGTCCGTGACGTCACGGCACGTCGCTCCGCCACACGCACACCTTCCTCCTCAGCAACCTCAGTCTCCCCAGTACAGTCCGCTTCTAACCCTATGCAGgccctctctgctccacagccATTTCCTCCTCCTACTTTCTCTTCAGCCGCACTTACATCCCATGCATATACATCCCATCAACCCAgcatcccttcctcctctccggCTCCTATCTCTGCTGCTCCTTCCCTCCCGGccatctcagctgctcctccacccGCACCAACCACGGCAGCCGCTCAGACAGCACAAACAACAGCGGGCCCCAGCAGCTCCACGAGTTACACCCAACctgttcctcctctttcttctttccaccCTCCCTGTCTCCTCCCCTACCCCCCGGCTCCCCACGACCTGCACTCTAGCATTACCCGTACTACAGCACCTGCACCTCCTTATCCTACAGCCTTACACACGGCCAGCCTCGGCTTTTTCCTGGCTCCCACATCTCCATCCAGCAGCTACACCCTGGCCACCGCCCAGCCACCAGTGCGCCCCCTAGCATCCGCCCGGCCCTCCCCCGTGTCTCCCACCCTCAGGCAGCAGATCCTAACCGGTAATTACATTGATCTCACTCAACTCATTCACCCTACATCAATTAATCCTCACATCCCTAGGGAACTGCTCACCTCATTCGGCCCCTCGGAACTTAAACAGCCACTTCCTGCTCGCTCCAAGGACCTCACAGTCGCCGAGTTCGCTTTTGCGTTCTCATTGTATAGAGACATAATTTGTTCAGCCTTCCCCGACCGCAGGTCCGAGCTCGATGATTACTTGTCATTAATTCTTGACCTGGCCTTGCGTTTCGGCGGCAACGGTTTCTATACCTATCATATCCTCTTCGCCTCCCAAGCCGCCGGTCGCCTCCAACAGTTCAACCAGGGCACGTACTGGGGAACATTGGACCACGAGCTATACTGCCAAGTTTTCGCAGCTCGCGCTTCTCTGCACTGCGAAATGTGCGGCGCCCCTTCCCATCCCGCCGCAGCATGCACCCTCTCCGCCCCCCTGCCCCGCGCCTCGGTAACAGACAAGCGAAGCCCAGCCATGCCACCCTACTTGCCATCGGTGGCTCCCCCACCATCCATCACCCCCAAACCTGCCTTAGATCACCCGTCCATCCTCGGCCCCCTCCCCAAAGGCACGGACAGGAGAGGGAGACCTGTCCTCTACCAGGGAGGACGGATGATCTGCAATAACTTCAACGACCTCAGTTGCAGCTCCTTCAGCTGCAAATTCCTCCACACTTGTTCATTCTGCGGGGGAGCCCACGCCAGAGCCACATGCCCACACAACCCGACAAAGCAACAGCTGTGTAAGCATCTCAATACCCCCGTTAACATCAACGCCCTAGCCACCGCCCTACAAAACCATCCAGACACCCAGTTCGTCAACTTCCTCATTCAGGGCTTCACTTACGGTTTCCATCCGGGTCTGCAGGCCACGCCTGAGTCCACTCACATATGCAACAACTTGCAATCAGCCCTGTCTGAACCCACCACAGTTGACAGACTACTGCAAAAAGAAGTTGATGACGCCTTCATGATTGGCCCTTTCTCCAGCCCCCCTTTCCCGTCTTTCAGAGTCAGCCCAATCGGAGTGGCAACCAGGAAGTACTCTGGGAAAAAGAGGCTCATCATCGACCTCTCGTCCCCCCACGGTTCCACTGTTCCAAGCATTAACAGCCTGATTCCCAGCCTGGACTTTTCCATGCAATACGCCACTATAGACCACGCCATTTCCCTCATCCGACTCGCGGGCCAGGGAGCATGGTTGTCCAAGGCGGACATCACAAGCGCTTTCAAAGTCCTCCCCATCCACCCCGACTACTGGCACCTCTTCGGGGTCTCCTGGAAGGGCGCATACTATTTTGCCGTGCGTCTAACCTTCGGCTGCAAGAGCAGCCCAAAAATTTTCGACTCATTGTCCGAAGCCCTCTGCTGGATTCTTTCCAACAATTATAAACTCCCATACGTCATCCACCTACTTGACGACTTCCTCACGGTCACGCCACCGTCTTCGCCCCCGTCATACGGTCTCACCACAATGATTTCCGCATTCACTGATCTCGGCGTTCCCCTGtctccagagaaaacagaaggccCAAGCACATCCTTGGAATTCCTCGGCATCACCCTCAACTCCATTACACTCCAAGCATCTCTGCCTACTGAGAAACTCCACCGCATTTCTCTACTCATTCAAAACTTTCTCATGGCCAACACATGCACCAAACGTCAATTACTCTCTCTGCTGGGCCATTTCAACTACGCCACCCGCATCATCCCTCAGGGCCGATCTTTCTTGTCACACCTTCTCTCCATAGCCACCACCGTCCCATCCATCCACGACCACGTCACGCTAGACAGCGCGTGCAAGATGGAACTTAAAATGTGGCACCAGTTCCTCTCTTCCTGGAACGGCATCTCCTTCTTTTACGACGTCCACGTTACAGACGCCAATGACATCCAGCTATACACCGACGCCGCCCCTTCAGTCGGCTTCGGTGGTTACTACGGTGGCAGATGGTTCTCTGCCGAATGGCCACCGGACTTCTCTCCCCTGGCCCCTTCCTCCACCATTTCAGAAATGTACCCGATTGTCATCGCTGCCATTCTTTGGGGGCATGAATGGTCCAAAAAGACCATCGCCATCCACTCTGACAACAGCGCCGTCGTCGACATCCTCAACAAAGGCCGGTCACACAATCTGGACATCATGCAGTTCGTGCGCAAGCTCACATTGGTTTCGGCCCAGCACCAGTTCATCATCCGTGCACTCCACATTCCAGGCCACAAAAACGCAATCGCCGATTCACTCTCTCGTTTCATGTTTCAGAAATTCAGACAACTAGCTCCAGCCTCCAACCCTCTTCCAACTCCAGTCCCACCGTTTTCAGCCACAATCTACAACTGA